The DNA window ATATTTTGTAGTTTAAATATAATTATAAGAAAATTAACAAAAGATGTTAACTTCTTCTTGGTCTTCTTTCTCTAGGAGCGTCACCAAAATTTTCAGAACGTCTTACCGGTCTTTCTGATGAACCGCCATCACGTCTTGGAGATCGGTCTGAGAATCCGCTAGTTCTAGGAGCCGAAGCGCTTCTAGATTCGCTTCTTCCACCAAAACCGCCTTCTCTTGGAGCTGAGCCACGATCGCTTCTGAATCCGCCTTCGCGTCTTGGAGCAAAATTCCCTTCTCTTCTCGGAGCAGAGCTTCTTCCACCGCCAAAACCACCAGAATTTCTTCCGTTGTGATCACGTCTTCCGCCACCATCGTTTTTAGAAATTTCAACATTGATACGACGTCCTTCTAATTGTACGTTGTTCAATATTTCCATTACTTTATCGGTGTGCTCTGGATCGGTGTTGAAGAAAGAGAAACCTTCTTTTACATCTACTTTGAACACATCATCGCGACCTAAGTCTAATGTTTCTTTCAAGTAATCTTTCAAAGACATCCAATCGAAATTGTCTCTGGAACCAATGTTTACAAAGTATCTTGTAGCACCACCATTGTTGTTTTCTCTTGAACCACCGTCTCTATCATCGCGTTCTCTTCTGTCAGAACCTGCAGATTGAGAAGAAATATCTCTAGTTTTCTTGTAGTAATTAATAAAACGGTTAAATTCTACAGATACCATTTTCTTAATCAATTCTTCTTTCGATAAACCTTCCAGTACATTGTTGATAGCTGGAAGATAGTTGTCAATTTCATGATCTACCTCAGTATCTTTAATTTTGGTTGCTAAGTGCAACAATTGTATTTCGCAGATTTCGATTCCAGATGGAATTGTTTTTTCTTCGAATTTCTGTTTGATGATTCGTTCGATAGCTGAGATCTTGCGGATTTCACTTTTGGTAACAATAACAATCGAAGTTCCCAATTTTCCGGCACGACCTGTACGTCCTGAACGGTGATTGTAGGTTTCGATTTCGTCAGGTAACTGATAGTTTACTACGTGAGTAATGTTATCAACGTCAATTCCACGAGCAGCAACATCCGTAGCTACAAGCATTTGGATTTGGCGACCACGGAAAGATTTCATTACACCGTCACGTTGTGCCTGAGATAAATCTCCGTGCAAAGCGGCAGCGCTGTACCCATCTTCAATTAATTTTTCGGCAACCGCTTGCGTATCGCGTTTGGTTCTACAAAAAACTACCGAGAAAATGTCTGGATTAGCATCGGCCAATCTTTTTAATGCTTCGTAACGATCACGTGCGTTAACCAAATAGAATTCGTGTGAAACAGTTGCAGAACCTGAGTTCTTAGTTCCAACGGTGATTTCTAATGGGTTTTGCATAAATTGTTTTGCAATTCGGGCTACTTCTTGTGGCATAGTAGCCGAGAATAACCAAGTGCTTTTTTCGTCCGGCGTTGTCGAAAGGATGTTTACGATATCTTCGTAAAATCCCATGTTCAACATTTCGTCTGCTTCGTCAAGGATGCAATAATTAATTTGAGTAATGTTTACCAATCCTCTGTTAATCATGTCCTGCATTCTACCTGGAGTAGCCACAATAATTTGCGCACCTCTTTTGATGTCTCTCGCCTGTTCTGTAATACTCGCACCACCGTAAACAGCCACTACATTGATACCTTTTTCGTATTTTGAGTAGTTTTTAAGTTCGTTTGTAATTTGCAAACATAGTTCGCGGGTAGGTGATAAAATTAACGCCTGTGTATTTCTGTTGTTGGCATCAATTTTTTGAATGACTGGAAAACCAAAAGCTGCCGTTTTCCCTGTCCCTGTCTGAGCCAACGCAACTAAATCTGTGTCTTGTTCCAATAATAGGGGAATCGCTTTCTCCTGTACTTCGGTCGGATTCTCAAATCCTAGATCGATAATCGCACGCTGTAGCGATTCACTCAATCCTAATTGTTCAAATTTATTCATATATGTTTTTAAAATTTGGCGCAAAGGTACGTTGAATAAACGAGAATATCTAATGGGTTTTTCAGATTTGGCTTTTTATTAATATTTGACAATCAATCAGTTAGTTTTTCAAGAAGGCGATCAATTGCGCTGTTGCCTTGCCACGATGGCTGATAGCGCCTTTTTCAGCGAGCGAAAGTTGCGCAAAAGTAGCATCGAAACCCTCTGGTTTGAAAATGGGATCATAGCCAAAACCTTGATTTCCTGATTTTTCTAAAGTGATTTCGCCGCTAGCGATTCCTGTAAAAAGATGTTGTTTGCCGTTGAGGTTTAAGGCAATTACGGTTTTGAATTGGGCTTTTCTATTGGTTGCCTCTTGCAAGGCTTGCAGTAATTTATTCATATTATCATCGGAATTGCGATGTTCGCCTGCATAGCGAGCTGAATAAACTCCTGGAGCTCCGTTTAATACTGCTACTTCAAGTCCGGTATCATCGGCAAAGCAGTCGTAGCCGTAGTTGCGGGTAACATAATTGGCTTTCATAATGGCATTTTCTTCGATGGTAGCTGCCGTTTCAGGTATTTCTTCAAAGCAACCAATACTTTCGAGGCTTATGATTTCAATTGAGGCAGGAAGTAGCTGTTGGACTTCAAGGATTTTATTTTTATTATTGGTGGCAAAAACGAGTTTCATTGGATGCTTTTTGATGGGATAAAAATAGTGTTTTTTTTGCCTCAGATTGCACTGATTTTTAGATGTTCAAATTGATGTAAATTGCCGATTGGCAAAACTTTTTTGGTTTTGTTTTAAAACAGCTTCTGACTTGTTTTTGTGGTGATTAATTGGTTGTTTTTAAGGAATTAATACATACATTTTTACATCTTTATTGAACTAAGTTAATATATAGTTAAAGTTATGATTTCTATAGTTTTACGAGAAATAAATTATTATATTTGAATGTGGTTTTGATTAATTAATTGAGAATATAATATCATAAATTTTAATTAATTAGAAAAAGTATCTCAAGAGTCGGCTATGGGAACCTATAAGTCAGATAATGATAAATCAAAACCTACAATTAGGAGAGCTGTTAAAGGCTCTCCTTTTTTTATGCTAGGAGTGAAATTAACTATAACGCAACCTTACAAAAACGTGTTTGATACCTTTTTTGTCCGATTCTCTTTCGTCTATTTCGAGAATATCGGTAAGTGATTTCAGCATTGGAGTTAGTTTTGAAAAACCATAATTCCTCGGGTCGAATTCTGGTTTTTTCTTTACAATGAGATTGCCAACATCGCCCAGGAACGCCCAACCGTCTTCATCACCAATAGCGTCTAAGGTATCTTCGATGAGTTCTATAGTTTGATTGTCGATTTTGTTCGCGGTTTCTTTTGGTTGAGCCGTTTCGTTATTGGCCGGCTCTGCTGGTTTTTTAGAACTCGGAGCAGGAGCAGCCGCTTGTTTCGGGGGTTTATTTCGACTGCTTGCGATAGCTCTAGTCTTTTTGATCGCTCCGTCCAATACTTCTATGAACACGAATCGATCGCAAGCCGCAATAAACGCACTTGGTGTTTTCTTTTCGCCAATGCCAATCACTTTCATTCCTGATTCCCGCAATCGAATGGCCAACCGAGTGAAATCGCTGTCGCTAGAAACAATGCAAAAACCATCTAATTTGTCAGAATACAATAAATCCATCGCATCGATAATCAATGCAGAATCCGAAGAGTTTTTCCCA is part of the Flavobacterium nackdongense genome and encodes:
- a CDS encoding NYN domain-containing protein, producing the protein MSQEKELKLAVLIDADNVPYSNVKGMMEEIAKYGTPTTKRIYADWTKPNANGWKSVLLEHAITPIQQYSYTVGKNSSDSALIIDAMDLLYSDKLDGFCIVSSDSDFTRLAIRLRESGMKVIGIGEKKTPSAFIAACDRFVFIEVLDGAIKKTRAIASSRNKPPKQAAAPAPSSKKPAEPANNETAQPKETANKIDNQTIELIEDTLDAIGDEDGWAFLGDVGNLIVKKKPEFDPRNYGFSKLTPMLKSLTDILEIDERESDKKGIKHVFVRLRYS
- a CDS encoding DEAD/DEAH box helicase, producing the protein MNKFEQLGLSESLQRAIIDLGFENPTEVQEKAIPLLLEQDTDLVALAQTGTGKTAAFGFPVIQKIDANNRNTQALILSPTRELCLQITNELKNYSKYEKGINVVAVYGGASITEQARDIKRGAQIIVATPGRMQDMINRGLVNITQINYCILDEADEMLNMGFYEDIVNILSTTPDEKSTWLFSATMPQEVARIAKQFMQNPLEITVGTKNSGSATVSHEFYLVNARDRYEALKRLADANPDIFSVVFCRTKRDTQAVAEKLIEDGYSAAALHGDLSQAQRDGVMKSFRGRQIQMLVATDVAARGIDVDNITHVVNYQLPDEIETYNHRSGRTGRAGKLGTSIVIVTKSEIRKISAIERIIKQKFEEKTIPSGIEICEIQLLHLATKIKDTEVDHEIDNYLPAINNVLEGLSKEELIKKMVSVEFNRFINYYKKTRDISSQSAGSDRRERDDRDGGSRENNNGGATRYFVNIGSRDNFDWMSLKDYLKETLDLGRDDVFKVDVKEGFSFFNTDPEHTDKVMEILNNVQLEGRRINVEISKNDGGGRRDHNGRNSGGFGGGRSSAPRREGNFAPRREGGFRSDRGSAPREGGFGGRSESRSASAPRTSGFSDRSPRRDGGSSERPVRRSENFGDAPRERRPRRS
- a CDS encoding non-canonical purine NTP diphosphatase, whose protein sequence is MKLVFATNNKNKILEVQQLLPASIEIISLESIGCFEEIPETAATIEENAIMKANYVTRNYGYDCFADDTGLEVAVLNGAPGVYSARYAGEHRNSDDNMNKLLQALQEATNRKAQFKTVIALNLNGKQHLFTGIASGEITLEKSGNQGFGYDPIFKPEGFDATFAQLSLAEKGAISHRGKATAQLIAFLKN